The following are encoded in a window of Impatiens glandulifera chromosome 5, dImpGla2.1, whole genome shotgun sequence genomic DNA:
- the LOC124938016 gene encoding solute carrier family 35 member F1-like, which produces MLAFKGFWTKKRLVGLGLGQFLSLLITSTGFSSSELARRGINAPTSQSFLNYILLALVYGGTMLYRRTPLKAKWYYYILLALVDVEANFLVVKAYQYTPITSVMLLDCWAIPCVMLLTWAFLKTKYKWRKYLGVAICIGGLVMVVFSDVHATDRSGGSNPLKGDMLVFAGATLYAVSNVSEEFLVKSADRVELMAMLGFFGAIVSACQISILERNELKSIHWSAGAALPFFGFSLAMFMFYSLVPILLKINGSTMLNLSLLTSDMWTVVIRIFAYHQKVDWMYFLAFAAVAVGLVVYSIDDKEEDQNRADVADEEVERSKRFDEEDGLQNQGQKSIAGSSGSGETYNKNDSASSIVENMDNVANKKLGKNTLEKRF; this is translated from the exons ATGCTGGCCTTCAAGGGATTCTGGACCAAGAAGAGACTTGTGGGTCTTGGGTTAGGGCAATTTCTTTCACTTTTAATAACTTCCACTGGTTTTTCATCATCAGAGCTTGCTAGAAGAG GAATCAATGCACCAACATCCCAATCATTCCTAAATTATATTCTTCTAGCATTAGTTTATGGTGGCACTATGTTGTACAGGAGGACACCTCTCAAG GCAAAATGGTATTATTACATTCTTCTGGCGTTGGTAGATGTGGAAGCAAACTTTCTTG TCGTGAAGGCATATCAATACACACCAATAACAAGCGTTATGCTGCTGGATTGCTGGGCAATACCTTGTGTGATGCTTCTTACTTGGGCTTTCTTGAAAACTAAGTATAAGTGGAGGAAATATTTGGGTGTTGCTATTTGCATTGGTGGTCTTGTGATGGTTGTCTTTTCAGATGTGCATGCAACGGACCGGTCAG GTGGGAGCAACCCACTTAAAGGTGACATGCTTGTATTTGCTGGTGCAACACTTTATGCTGTCAGTAATGTCAGTGAG GAATTTCTGGTGAAAAGTGCTGATAGAGTTGAACTCATGGCAATGCTAGGGTTTTTTGGTGCTATAGTTAGTGCCTGTCAAAT ATCGATACTAGAGCGCAATGAGCTTAAATCTATCCACTGGTCTGCCGGTGCA GCACTCCCTTTCTTTGGATTTTCACTGGCTATGTTTATGTTTTACTCACTTGTTCCAATATTACTCAAG ATCAATGGATCCACAATGCTTAACCTATCATTGCTGACTTCAGATATGTGGACTGTTGTTATCCGAATCTTTGCGTACCATCAGAAG GTTGATTGGATGTATTTCCTTGCTTTTGCTGCTGTGGCTGTTGGACTTGTTGTTTATTCAAT agATGATAAAGAAGAAGATCAGAACCGGGCAGATGTTGCTGATGAGGAGGTTGAGAGAAGTAAGCGTTTTGACGAGGAAGATGGGCTGCAAAATCAGGGTCAAAAGAGCATAGCTGGAAGCTCGGGATCTGGAGAAACTTACAACAAAAATGATTCTGCTTCTAGCATTGTCGAAAATATGGACAATGTTGCAAACAAGAAGTTGGGGAAGAATACATTAGAGAAAaggttttga